The proteins below are encoded in one region of Herpetosiphonaceae bacterium:
- the metH gene encoding methionine synthase: protein MTHTRTSPYLEALRQRVLVYDGAMGTSLDLYPLTAEDFGGERYNGARDYLAWTRPDIIRQIHTSFMEAGCDVLETNTFQSTRMRLEEWGLAEQTHELNVNAARLARSVADEYAAKDGRRRFVAGSIGPTGKLPSSDDPALSDVTFGQLSDTFYEQAVALIEGGVDVLLIETSVDILEVKAALDGIRRAKETLERHDVAVQAQVFLDVSGRMLLGTDIPAMIATLEAMNADVIGLNCSTGPEHMRDAIRYLCQHSRLPISCIPNAGLPIEVNGETVFPMEPEPFARILGEFVREYGVAVVGGCCGTRPAHIARLREVVGHDTPPKQREIEYMPSVSSGIRAVALVQEPAPLMIGERVNTLGSRKVKRLLLNDDYDGVMEVAREQMDSGSHVLDVCVAMTERGDEKEQMVRLLKKLTMNIELPLVIDTTEADVLEAALQMYPGRAIVNSVSLEGGRGEKIDRVLPLVARYGAATVAMTIDEESMAHTAEKKLAIAERIAQIANDEFGVPSEALIFDVLTFPITTGQEELRRAAIETIEGIRLVKAQIPGCFTTLGVSNLSFGVAPHARGALNSVFLYHAVKAGLDSAIINPAHVTPYADIPAEQRKVCEDLIFNSDDQALARFIQFYEENQAAEQDEKADPTEGLTVDQRIHWKIVHRKKEAIDSDIDATLQTRMETGLPRGDAAVAILNDVLLPAMKEVGDKFGAGELILPFVLQSAEVMKKAVAHLEQYLDKQQGTTKGKVVLATVYGDVHDIGKNLVNTILSNNGYTVYDLGKQVPLNTIIEKAIEVDADAIGLSALLVSTSKQMPLCVQELHRRGLNFPVIVGGAAINRQYGQRILFVGDEEPYDSGVFYCKDAFEGLETVDKLVDPNRRETFVHQTIAAATQALREPERGRTVLEKLGKEKNVAKIRSNVRADIDIPTPPFWGAQATTRIRLEDVWQHMDLNTLFRLQWGAKNAKGDEYRRLLDSEFMPRLRELQRDAQERGWLKPAVTYGFFPVQSDGNDLIIYDPALWAQAKGTLKPEFLRELQRFAFPRQPERERLCLADYFASVESGRVDVAAFQVVTMGQVATEYVDALQAAGDYSRSYFVHGLGVTAAEGLAEYTNQVIRKGLGLSDDPKRGKRYSWGYPAIPDLEQHAQVWQLLPAETIGATLTESFQIVPEQSTAAIVVHHPQATYFSIGGGIRERAEQDVAQALG from the coding sequence ATGACACATACACGGACATCGCCATATCTCGAAGCGCTGCGCCAGCGGGTGCTGGTCTACGATGGCGCGATGGGCACCAGTCTCGATCTGTATCCGCTGACGGCGGAGGACTTCGGCGGCGAGCGCTACAACGGCGCGCGCGACTACCTGGCATGGACGCGGCCCGACATCATTCGCCAGATTCACACCTCGTTCATGGAGGCGGGCTGTGACGTGCTCGAAACCAACACGTTCCAGTCTACCCGCATGCGCCTCGAAGAGTGGGGCCTGGCCGAGCAGACCCACGAGCTGAACGTCAACGCGGCGCGTCTGGCGCGCTCGGTGGCCGACGAGTACGCGGCCAAAGACGGGCGCAGGCGCTTCGTGGCCGGCTCGATCGGGCCGACCGGTAAGCTGCCCTCCTCGGATGATCCCGCGCTGTCGGATGTGACCTTCGGGCAGCTCTCGGATACCTTCTACGAGCAGGCGGTCGCGCTGATCGAAGGCGGCGTGGATGTGCTGCTGATCGAGACGAGCGTGGATATTCTGGAGGTCAAGGCCGCGCTGGACGGCATTCGTCGCGCCAAAGAGACGCTTGAGCGCCACGATGTGGCCGTGCAGGCGCAGGTCTTCCTCGATGTCTCAGGTCGCATGCTGCTCGGCACCGATATTCCGGCGATGATCGCCACGCTTGAGGCGATGAACGCGGATGTGATCGGCCTGAACTGCTCGACCGGCCCTGAGCATATGCGCGACGCGATCCGCTACCTGTGTCAGCACTCGCGGCTGCCGATCTCGTGCATTCCCAACGCCGGCCTGCCGATCGAAGTGAATGGCGAGACGGTCTTCCCGATGGAGCCGGAGCCGTTCGCCCGCATCCTGGGCGAGTTCGTCCGCGAGTACGGCGTGGCGGTCGTCGGCGGATGCTGCGGCACGCGACCAGCGCATATCGCCAGGCTGCGCGAGGTGGTGGGCCACGACACGCCGCCCAAGCAGCGCGAGATCGAGTACATGCCGAGCGTCTCGTCGGGCATTCGGGCCGTAGCGCTGGTGCAGGAGCCCGCGCCGCTGATGATCGGCGAGCGCGTCAACACGCTGGGATCGCGCAAGGTCAAGCGGCTGCTGCTCAACGACGACTACGATGGCGTGATGGAGGTTGCCCGCGAGCAGATGGACTCCGGATCGCATGTGCTCGATGTGTGCGTGGCGATGACCGAGCGCGGCGACGAGAAGGAGCAGATGGTCAGGCTGCTCAAGAAGCTGACGATGAACATCGAGCTGCCGCTGGTGATCGACACGACCGAGGCGGATGTGCTGGAGGCCGCGCTGCAAATGTACCCGGGCCGCGCGATCGTCAACTCCGTCTCGCTGGAAGGCGGTCGCGGCGAGAAGATCGACCGGGTGCTGCCGCTGGTGGCGCGCTACGGCGCGGCGACGGTGGCGATGACGATCGACGAGGAGAGCATGGCGCATACCGCCGAGAAGAAGTTGGCGATTGCCGAGCGTATCGCGCAGATCGCCAACGACGAGTTCGGCGTGCCCAGCGAGGCGCTGATCTTCGACGTGCTGACCTTCCCGATCACCACCGGCCAGGAGGAGCTGCGCCGCGCGGCGATCGAGACGATCGAGGGCATTCGGCTGGTCAAGGCGCAGATCCCCGGCTGCTTCACGACGCTGGGCGTCTCCAACCTGAGCTTCGGCGTCGCGCCGCACGCGCGCGGCGCGCTCAACTCGGTCTTTCTGTATCATGCGGTCAAAGCCGGCCTCGACTCGGCGATCATCAATCCGGCGCACGTCACGCCCTACGCCGACATTCCGGCGGAGCAGCGCAAGGTCTGCGAAGATCTGATCTTCAATAGCGACGACCAGGCGCTGGCGCGCTTCATCCAGTTCTATGAGGAAAATCAGGCGGCGGAGCAGGACGAAAAGGCCGATCCGACCGAGGGCCTGACCGTCGATCAGCGCATCCACTGGAAGATCGTCCATCGCAAGAAAGAGGCGATCGACAGCGACATCGACGCGACGCTTCAGACGCGCATGGAGACGGGCCTGCCGCGTGGCGATGCGGCGGTGGCGATCCTCAACGACGTGCTGCTGCCAGCGATGAAAGAGGTCGGCGATAAGTTCGGCGCGGGCGAGCTGATCCTGCCGTTCGTGCTTCAGTCGGCGGAGGTGATGAAGAAGGCCGTCGCGCATCTTGAGCAGTATCTCGATAAGCAGCAGGGCACGACCAAAGGCAAGGTTGTGCTGGCGACGGTCTACGGCGACGTTCACGACATCGGCAAGAACCTGGTCAACACGATCCTGTCGAACAACGGCTATACGGTCTATGACCTGGGCAAGCAGGTGCCGCTCAACACGATCATCGAGAAGGCGATCGAGGTCGACGCCGACGCGATCGGCCTGAGCGCGCTGCTGGTCAGCACCTCGAAGCAGATGCCGCTGTGCGTGCAGGAATTGCACCGGCGCGGCCTGAACTTCCCGGTGATCGTCGGCGGCGCTGCGATCAACCGCCAGTACGGCCAGCGCATCCTGTTCGTCGGCGATGAGGAGCCATACGATTCGGGCGTTTTCTACTGCAAGGATGCGTTCGAGGGCCTCGAAACCGTCGATAAGCTGGTCGATCCCAATCGCCGCGAGACGTTCGTCCACCAGACGATCGCCGCGGCGACCCAGGCGCTGCGCGAGCCGGAGCGAGGCCGCACGGTGCTCGAAAAGCTCGGCAAAGAAAAGAACGTCGCCAAGATCCGCTCCAATGTCCGCGCCGACATCGACATTCCGACGCCGCCCTTCTGGGGCGCGCAGGCGACGACGCGCATTCGGCTGGAGGATGTCTGGCAGCACATGGATCTTAACACGCTCTTCCGGCTCCAGTGGGGCGCGAAGAACGCTAAGGGCGACGAGTACCGGCGGCTGCTTGACAGCGAGTTCATGCCCCGGCTGCGCGAGCTACAGCGCGATGCTCAGGAGCGCGGCTGGCTCAAGCCCGCCGTGACCTACGGCTTCTTCCCGGTGCAATCCGACGGCAACGATCTGATCATCTATGATCCGGCGCTGTGGGCACAGGCCAAGGGCACGCTCAAGCCGGAGTTTCTGCGTGAGCTACAGCGCTTTGCCTTTCCGCGACAGCCGGAGCGCGAGCGGCTGTGCCTGGCCGATTACTTCGCCAGCGTCGAGAGCGGGCGGGTCGATGTGGCGGCCTTCCAGGTGGTGACAATGGGCCAGGTTGCGACCGAGTACGTGGACGCGCTCCAGGCTGCGGGCGACTACAGCCGCTCGTACTTCGTGCATGGCCTGGGTGTTACTGCTGCCGAGGGCCTGGCCGAGTACACCAATCAGGTCATCCGCAAGGGCCTGGGCCTGAGCGACGATCCCAAGCGCGGCAAGCGCTACTCCTGGGGCTATCCCGCGATCCCGGATCTGGAGCAGCACGCGCAGGTCTGGCAGCTTCTCCCGGCTGAGACGATCGGCGCGACGCTGACCGAGTCGTTCCAGATCGTGCCGGAGCAGAGCACCGCCGCGATCGTGGTGCATCATCCGCAGGCGACGTACTTCTCGATCGGCGGCGGTATCCGTGAGCGGGCCGAGCAGGACGTAGCGCAGGCGTTGGGATAA
- a CDS encoding alpha/beta hydrolase-fold protein: MTSRIVFETISSDALADNPLGDPHVRTLPIYLPPSYDTAPDRRYPVVWMLAGFTGRGQMLLNDNLWTPTIQQQLDLLIARGMGEMIMALPDCATRYGGSQYLNSAATGRYADHLLDELVPLVDARYRTLPGPQHRGVMGKSSGGYGALIHGMRRPDVFGAVACHSGDMYFELVYKPDLPKFLNRIARNSYDPQAFLDEFFAKAKKSGSDIGALNVLAMAACYSPNPEAPGLPIDFPIDLYTGELRPDVWARWLEHDPVELVARYADNLRQLRLLFFDCGTRDEYNLHYGARILARRLKAAGVAFEHQEFDDDHRSISYRNDVSLPKLAAALGA; the protein is encoded by the coding sequence ATGACCAGCCGGATTGTGTTCGAGACGATCAGCAGCGATGCGCTTGCCGACAACCCGCTCGGCGATCCGCACGTCCGCACGCTGCCGATCTATCTGCCGCCCAGCTACGACACAGCGCCCGATCGGCGCTATCCCGTGGTCTGGATGCTGGCCGGGTTTACCGGGCGGGGCCAGATGTTGCTCAACGATAATCTGTGGACGCCGACGATTCAGCAGCAGCTCGATCTGCTCATCGCCAGGGGCATGGGCGAGATGATCATGGCGCTGCCCGATTGTGCGACGCGCTACGGCGGCTCGCAGTATCTCAACTCCGCCGCCACCGGGCGCTACGCCGATCATCTGCTGGATGAGCTGGTGCCGCTTGTGGACGCGCGCTACCGCACGCTGCCGGGTCCGCAGCATCGCGGCGTGATGGGCAAGAGCAGCGGCGGCTACGGCGCGCTGATCCACGGGATGCGCCGCCCCGATGTCTTCGGCGCGGTCGCGTGTCACAGCGGCGATATGTACTTCGAGCTGGTCTATAAGCCCGATCTGCCCAAGTTTCTCAACCGCATCGCCCGCAACAGTTACGATCCGCAGGCATTTCTGGATGAGTTTTTCGCCAAGGCCAAGAAAAGCGGCTCCGACATCGGCGCGCTGAATGTGCTGGCGATGGCCGCCTGCTACTCGCCCAATCCCGAAGCCCCCGGTCTGCCGATCGATTTCCCGATCGATCTCTATACCGGCGAGCTACGGCCCGACGTGTGGGCGCGCTGGCTGGAGCACGATCCGGTCGAGCTGGTCGCGCGCTACGCCGACAATCTGCGCCAGCTCAGGCTGCTCTTCTTCGACTGTGGCACGCGCGATGAGTACAATTTGCACTACGGCGCGCGGATTCTTGCCCGGCGGCTGAAGGCGGCGGGAGTAGCCTTTGAGCACCAGGAGTTCGACGACGATCATCGCTCGATCTCGTATCGCAACGATGTATCGCTGCCCAAGCTGGCAGCGGCGCTCGGCGCATAA
- a CDS encoding SGNH/GDSL hydrolase family protein, giving the protein MLFQQHQKIVFIGDSITDAGRRGVGSPYGTGYVNQVRSLLLARYPDLALRFVNHGVGGDTTRHLADRWERDVLAERPDWLVLMIGINDVWRSFGLHPHEAVPLPEYEAILRDLLDRTRAATGARLILMEPYMIEADRSVPMRRQMDGYGEVVGRLADQYAAVLVRTQAAFDAALAHSTPEDWADDQIHPNSAGHAIIALALLRAIGFEL; this is encoded by the coding sequence TTGCTCTTCCAACAACATCAGAAGATCGTCTTTATCGGCGACAGCATCACCGACGCCGGGCGGCGCGGCGTGGGCTCGCCCTACGGCACAGGCTACGTCAATCAGGTGCGCAGCCTGCTGCTGGCGCGCTATCCCGATCTGGCGCTGCGCTTCGTCAATCACGGCGTGGGGGGCGATACGACACGCCATCTCGCCGATCGCTGGGAGCGCGATGTGCTGGCCGAGCGTCCCGACTGGCTGGTGCTGATGATCGGGATCAACGATGTGTGGCGCTCGTTTGGCCTGCATCCTCACGAGGCGGTGCCGCTGCCGGAGTACGAGGCGATCCTCCGCGATCTGCTCGATCGCACACGGGCGGCAACCGGCGCGCGGCTGATCCTGATGGAGCCGTACATGATCGAGGCTGACCGCAGCGTGCCGATGCGCCGCCAGATGGATGGCTATGGCGAGGTCGTTGGCCGTCTCGCCGACCAGTACGCCGCCGTGCTGGTGCGCACGCAGGCTGCTTTCGACGCGGCGCTGGCCCACAGCACGCCCGAAGATTGGGCAGATGATCAGATTCATCCTAACAGCGCCGGACATGCGATCATCGCGCTGGCGCTGCTGCGCGCGATTGGCTTTGAGCTGTAG
- a CDS encoding VOC family protein, with protein sequence MATLNKLTPNLMVEDVNRTLEFYTRLLGFERLASVPETGQFDWAMVQRDGVQLMFQARASLGGEVPALADAPIGASQTFYIEVEGLDELYRQLKDQVEIVAERHTTFYGTEEFAFKDCNGYVLAFSEAQNRA encoded by the coding sequence ATGGCGACGTTGAACAAGCTTACGCCCAATCTGATGGTCGAGGATGTCAACCGGACGCTCGAATTTTACACGCGGCTCCTTGGCTTCGAGCGCCTGGCAAGCGTGCCGGAAACCGGCCAGTTCGATTGGGCAATGGTCCAGCGCGACGGCGTGCAGTTGATGTTCCAGGCGCGCGCCAGCCTGGGCGGGGAGGTGCCAGCGCTGGCAGATGCGCCGATCGGCGCGTCGCAGACGTTCTATATCGAGGTGGAGGGCCTGGACGAGCTGTACCGACAGCTCAAGGATCAGGTCGAGATCGTCGCCGAGCGGCATACGACGTTCTACGGCACCGAGGAATTTGCCTTCAAGGATTGCAACGGCTATGTGCTGGCGTTCTCCGAGGCGCAGAATCGCGCATAG
- a CDS encoding inositol monophosphatase family protein translates to MLEFTTAVAREAGAILRSGFRGQRRLDYKNRTELVTDMDLESERLIVARIAERFPDHQIVTEEGGGREQHSRYVWLVDPLDGTNNYAHGVPFFAVSIALMVDGVLQLGVVYDPTHDECFTATADGAALLDGQPIRVSSVASLRHAQLSTGFAYDRWSGGPTNLPEMQALMMECQSIRCMGSAALDLCSVAAGRSDGYWELYLSPWDSAAGALIVRMAGGTISATTGGAYSPWTPDMVATNGAIHGAMLDLLSKTRTERL, encoded by the coding sequence ATGCTTGAATTTACAACTGCGGTCGCCCGTGAGGCCGGCGCGATCCTGCGCTCCGGCTTTCGCGGCCAGCGCCGCCTGGATTATAAGAATCGAACCGAGCTGGTCACGGATATGGACCTGGAGAGCGAGCGGCTGATCGTCGCGCGCATCGCCGAGCGCTTTCCCGATCATCAGATCGTCACCGAGGAGGGCGGCGGACGCGAGCAGCACTCGCGCTACGTCTGGCTGGTCGATCCGCTCGACGGCACCAATAACTACGCCCACGGCGTGCCGTTTTTCGCCGTGTCGATCGCGCTGATGGTCGATGGCGTGCTTCAACTTGGCGTGGTCTACGATCCCACTCACGACGAGTGCTTCACGGCCACCGCCGACGGCGCGGCGCTGCTCGACGGCCAGCCTATCCGCGTATCGTCCGTCGCTTCGCTGCGCCATGCCCAGCTTTCGACCGGCTTTGCCTACGATCGCTGGTCGGGCGGGCCTACCAATCTGCCGGAGATGCAGGCGCTCATGATGGAGTGCCAGAGCATCCGCTGCATGGGCTCGGCGGCGCTCGATCTGTGCTCGGTTGCGGCAGGCCGTAGCGACGGATACTGGGAGCTGTATCTCAGCCCGTGGGATAGCGCGGCGGGCGCGCTGATCGTGCGGATGGCGGGCGGCACGATCAGCGCTACAACCGGCGGCGCGTACAGCCCGTGGACGCCGGACATGGTCGCGACCAACGGCGCGATCCACGGCGCGATGCTGGATCTGCTCTCCAAAACAAGGACGGAGCGGCTATGA
- a CDS encoding radical SAM protein — protein sequence MTTYVEERLPGAALSQRRPMANELFLSNYLLGTYGGCEFACQYCDLAISSIRPLGEAVHAYMDVPARLDRELEEVDPGDVVGLILSDPYQPAEREHRLTRQTLQVLAQLGQPTVILTKSPQVLDDLRLLEVIHERAMCVVIFTLPTADHALSEKLEGRAPSPTLRLDAAQMLHRAGIPVGFALLPIVPYVTDSTNHLSRTLNKIAATGADFVVWDYLGIPNERHRERIDDMLSYIARMPSAYYRDIYGQKSYPGLDYRIKIDEELIRRCDMLGLEVRVPHRVYHRRISPSNEISLLLRHQAFRDAAQGRDRLAQLHRSLAEESYLGRFDQVRMMQSPLWTTIQGILNPPPLPEDEGAPAAT from the coding sequence ATGACAACCTATGTTGAGGAGCGGCTGCCCGGCGCGGCGCTGAGCCAGCGTCGCCCGATGGCAAACGAGCTCTTCTTGTCCAACTACCTGCTCGGCACCTATGGCGGCTGTGAGTTTGCCTGCCAGTACTGCGATCTGGCGATCAGCTCGATCCGCCCGCTCGGCGAGGCCGTGCATGCCTACATGGACGTGCCCGCGCGTCTCGACCGCGAGCTGGAAGAGGTCGATCCGGGCGATGTGGTGGGGCTGATCCTCAGCGATCCGTATCAGCCAGCGGAGCGCGAGCATCGCCTGACGCGCCAGACGCTTCAAGTGCTGGCACAGCTTGGTCAGCCCACGGTGATCCTCACGAAAAGCCCGCAGGTGCTCGACGATCTGCGCCTGCTCGAAGTGATCCACGAGCGGGCGATGTGCGTGGTGATCTTTACGCTGCCGACCGCCGACCACGCGCTGAGCGAGAAGCTGGAAGGCCGCGCGCCCTCGCCGACGCTGCGGCTGGACGCGGCGCAGATGCTCCATCGGGCGGGGATTCCGGTGGGCTTTGCGCTCCTGCCGATCGTGCCCTACGTCACCGACTCGACCAACCACCTGTCGCGCACGCTCAACAAAATCGCCGCGACGGGCGCGGACTTTGTGGTCTGGGATTACCTGGGCATTCCCAACGAGCGCCACCGCGAGCGGATCGACGATATGCTGAGCTATATCGCGCGCATGCCGTCGGCGTACTACCGCGACATCTACGGGCAAAAGTCCTATCCGGGGCTGGACTATCGCATCAAGATCGACGAGGAGCTGATCCGGCGCTGCGACATGCTCGGCCTTGAGGTGCGCGTGCCGCACCGGGTCTATCATCGGCGCATCTCGCCCAGCAACGAGATCTCGCTGCTGCTGCGGCACCAGGCGTTTCGCGACGCCGCTCAGGGCCGCGATCGGCTGGCGCAACTGCACCGATCACTGGCGGAAGAGTCGTATCTTGGGCGCTTCGATCAGGTACGCATGATGCAAAGCCCGCTCTGGACCACGATCCAGGGCATCCTTAATCCGCCGCCGCTGCCGGAGGATGAGGGAGCGCCAGCGGCAACCTAG
- the greA gene encoding transcription elongation factor GreA translates to MTEKPVYLTREGYAKLQEELKNLIEVRRPEIAERIKQAKDLGDLSENAEYEAAKNEQAFNEGRIRELNYMLNNAQLIEDSNGSKEVRIGSTVTVREEDGEEITYTIVGSSEAKPAMGKISNESPVGKALLGKHARQKVTVETPGGAYKLTIVKIK, encoded by the coding sequence ATGACCGAAAAGCCCGTGTATCTCACACGTGAAGGCTATGCCAAGCTTCAGGAAGAGTTGAAAAACCTGATTGAAGTCAGGCGGCCTGAAATCGCTGAACGTATCAAACAGGCGAAAGACCTGGGCGATCTTTCGGAAAACGCCGAGTACGAAGCCGCGAAGAACGAACAAGCATTTAATGAAGGCCGCATCCGCGAGCTAAATTACATGCTGAATAATGCTCAGCTTATTGAAGACAGCAATGGCAGCAAAGAAGTTCGGATCGGCTCGACGGTGACAGTGCGTGAGGAAGATGGTGAAGAAATCACCTACACGATTGTTGGCTCATCCGAAGCGAAACCTGCTATGGGCAAGATCAGCAACGAATCGCCGGTGGGTAAGGCGTTGCTTGGGAAACATGCGCGCCAAAAAGTGACCGTTGAAACCCCTGGTGGGGCGTATAAATTAACGATTGTGAAGATTAAGTAG
- the lysS gene encoding lysine--tRNA ligase gives MELNDLQQTRLNKLERLRAAGVDPFPPRVERTYTTRQVLADFDRLAETQEPVALAGRVMLRRVMGGSSFAHIADDQGRIQIFLSKKDLGADDYKLFADTTDLGDIIGVRGYAFRTKTGEPSIFVQQWRMLTKALNPLPEKHAGLSDVETRLRQRYVDLIVNEDVRETFRVRARLISSIRRFLDERGFLEVETPVLQPIYGGAAARPFTTHHNQLHQDLYLRIAPELYLKRLIVGGFDRVYEIGKAFRNEGVDRFHNPEFTILECYQAYGDYNDMMALTEELIAYAAREITGSTALTFAGQTVDVTPPWPRVTMRDAILEQTGIDIAATTTLESLVAEIKAQKLQVDRKPTWAKLVDELFKEYVRPKVISPHFIIDYPQPLSPLAKRKPDDPAFVERFQPLMFGAELGNAFTELNDPLDQEQRFVEQGRAYAAGDDEAMQMDMDFLNALMTGMPPTGGLGLGIDRLVMLFTGQETIREVILFPHLRRIEMEEHQASEAQA, from the coding sequence ATGGAGTTGAACGATTTACAGCAGACGCGGCTGAATAAGCTTGAGCGGCTGCGCGCTGCGGGCGTGGATCCGTTCCCTCCGCGAGTCGAGCGAACGTACACGACGCGGCAGGTTCTCGCCGATTTTGACAGACTGGCCGAGACGCAGGAGCCGGTCGCGCTGGCTGGCCGGGTCATGCTCCGGCGCGTCATGGGCGGCTCGTCGTTCGCGCATATCGCCGACGATCAGGGGCGTATCCAGATCTTTCTTAGCAAAAAGGACCTGGGGGCGGATGACTATAAGCTCTTTGCCGATACGACCGATCTGGGCGATATTATCGGCGTGCGCGGCTATGCGTTTCGCACCAAGACGGGCGAGCCGAGCATCTTTGTGCAGCAGTGGCGCATGCTGACGAAAGCGCTGAATCCGCTGCCGGAAAAGCACGCGGGCCTGAGCGATGTTGAAACCCGGCTGCGCCAGCGCTACGTCGATCTGATCGTCAACGAGGACGTGCGCGAGACGTTTCGCGTACGGGCCAGGCTGATCTCATCGATCCGGCGCTTTCTGGACGAGCGCGGCTTTTTGGAGGTGGAAACGCCGGTCTTGCAGCCGATCTACGGCGGCGCGGCGGCGCGTCCGTTTACGACGCATCATAATCAACTGCATCAAGACCTGTATCTGCGGATTGCGCCGGAGCTGTATCTCAAGCGGCTGATCGTCGGCGGCTTCGATCGTGTCTATGAGATCGGCAAGGCGTTTCGCAACGAGGGCGTCGATCGCTTCCACAACCCGGAGTTTACGATCCTGGAGTGCTATCAGGCCTACGGCGATTATAACGACATGATGGCGCTGACCGAGGAGCTGATCGCGTATGCCGCGCGCGAGATCACCGGCAGCACCGCGCTGACATTCGCCGGGCAGACGGTCGATGTCACGCCGCCGTGGCCGCGCGTCACGATGCGCGACGCGATTCTGGAGCAGACCGGCATCGACATCGCCGCGACCACGACGCTGGAGAGCCTGGTCGCCGAGATCAAGGCGCAAAAGCTCCAGGTCGATCGCAAGCCAACCTGGGCCAAGCTGGTCGATGAGCTGTTCAAGGAGTATGTGCGGCCCAAGGTGATCAGCCCGCATTTCATCATCGACTATCCGCAGCCATTGTCGCCGCTGGCGAAGCGCAAGCCCGACGATCCGGCCTTTGTCGAGCGCTTCCAGCCGCTGATGTTTGGTGCCGAACTCGGCAACGCCTTCACCGAGCTGAACGATCCGCTCGATCAGGAGCAGCGTTTCGTCGAGCAGGGCCGCGCGTATGCCGCTGGCGACGACGAGGCGATGCAGATGGATATGGACTTTTTGAACGCCTTGATGACGGGCATGCCGCCGACGGGTGGCCTGGGCCTGGGCATCGATCGGCTGGTGATGTTGTTTACCGGACAGGAAACGATCCGCGAAGTGATTCTGTTTCCGCATTTGCGACGTATTGAAATGGAGGAGCACCAGGCATCCGAGGCGCAGGCATAG